The following proteins are co-located in the Hemicordylus capensis ecotype Gifberg chromosome 11, rHemCap1.1.pri, whole genome shotgun sequence genome:
- the LOC128335549 gene encoding uncharacterized protein LOC128335549, whose amino-acid sequence MNSDKTEGDSAEPHKVQTGACASRSMSHKNSILQGNQNANSDWELQEEIREASRRGRAVIMGDFNYPHIDWVNSQSGQNKEVKFLDILNDCALEQLVMEPTREKATLDLILSDTQDLVRDVSVIDPLGNSDHSAIKSSIHAGRESPRISNTDILNFRRGSFSKMRSMVKRKLKGKSRRVTSLQSAWSLLKTTILEAQLDCIPKRRKDTTKSRRMPAWLTGTVKEAIKGKKTSFRNWKACPNEENRKERKLWRCTRGLESSKCNTDFQKGTQGRSRKLQAS is encoded by the exons atgaattcagataaaacagaaggggacagtgcagaaccacataaagtgcagacaggagcctgtgccagcaggtcaatgagtcataagaatagcatacttcaAGGGAATCAAAacgccaacagtgactgggagttgcaggaagaaatcagggaggcgtcaaggagaggcagggctgtaattatgggtgacttcaattacccacacatagactgggtaaattcacagtcaggtcagaacaaagaggtcaaatttctagatatactaaatgactgtgccctagaacagttggtcatggaaccgaccagagagaaggcgaccttggacctaattctgagtgacacccaggacctggtgcgtgacgtcagtgtcatcgaccctttagggaacagtgaccacagtgccatcaaatccagcatacatgcggggagggAATCACCAAGGATCTCTAACacggatattttgaatttcagaagaggaagcttctccaaaatgaggagtatggtgaaaagaaagctgaaagggaaatccaggagagtcacttcgctccagagtgcatggagtttactcaaaaccacaatactagaagcccagttagattgtatacccaaaaggaggaaagataccactaagtctaggaggatgccagcatggctcacgggtaccgtcaaagaagccataaaagggaagaagacttccttccgaaattggaaggcctgtccaaatgaagagaacagaaaggaacgcaaactctg gcgctgtaccagaggactggagagcagcaaatgtaacaccgattttcaaaaagggacccaggggcgatccaggaaattacaggccagttag